One Vanrija pseudolonga chromosome 5, complete sequence genomic window, GCCCGTCAATGCTGACGAGAAAGCTGGCGAGATGGTAGGATGGGAGGCCGACTTGCCGTACAAGAAGCCGGCGATAGCCGCGATGAGAGCGACGATGGCGGTGACGACATGGGCGCGGCTGAGCCGGTCTGCGGGGGTTAGCAGGGCAACGGAGTGGGTAGTCGTGGCCGACATTGGCATGGAGCGCGGTAGTTGCCGTGGCCGAGCCCCGCAACCgcgacaccaccacgacaCCGCCACCGCACTCACGATGCCTTGGCCTCCCTCGAGCCTTTGGAAGCTGCACCATGACCGgatcgaggtcgtcggcgtggtctTGGCCTCCATATGCCGTCAGGGGGACCTGttcttcctcctcgcaaGAGTGAAACGACatggtgggcgggtgggcggcgtcgccggtgggggtgggaagacagcgcgaggaggtcgggAGGAGGCTTTTGAGCTTGAGGCCTAGCTGAGAGTCACTGAGCAGAGTTCACTGGCACAAACGGGCTAGGCGTTGGCCAGTGGGCGTGCTTCACGTGCCATGGAGCCAGTTAGAGTGAGAAATGAGAGTGGGAGTGAGAGTGAGAAATGAGAGTGGgagtgagagtgagagagTCAAAGAGAGAGATGTGAGACACGACACGATGCCGACTTGTCCGCGGCAGACAGATCACGTGACTTgcccacgacgcgacgcggaAGCCATGATGGAGAGCgatgggggggggggggggatcaccagcgcgccagcgacTGCATGCCTCCCTCTGCGCACGTGTTGGACGTGCATACCTCTGCGTTCTTCCTCTCTGCTTGACTGACGTTGTCGCTGTTTGTTGTTGATTCGACTGCGGCTTGAGCCGATTCATGCCAGACCCTTGCCTCCCCCACGGTTATTGTCAGGGCAATGGGGGATGGATCTCGACCACCGATTCCAGGGAACATGGAACATGGTGCAAGGAACTACTTATGGTACACATTGGATTCGACAACTTGACATTCTACCTCGGGGTGGCGACGATCGCAACGTCGCGACGAAGATgctggcgacgacagccaAGGATAGGTTACTCGAGGTGGCCTTTGAGCCACCGCCAGgctgcacggcggcgacaggcCAGTGGGCTCGCCTCCTAACTTGCTCTCGCCCCGTCTCTGACAACGTGCCCATACCTCCGCTGAGAAGGCAACAAAGAGTAGGTTATCCGTTTGGCGGCGTCTCGCTGATCTCCAGTGTCGCCGTGACCCGTCGCCAGAGTCCTCCTCTTGCACGCTATCCCCCATCATtcttctcgacgagcacgacagAAGCAGCCCTCACCGCAATCGCCAGGTTGGCGTCCaagcgtcgtcgcgctcttCGCAGTGCCTTGTGCAAGGCTATTGTGGGACGTGAAATGCAGcttgctcgccgccaaggcaTCGGCAACAACTTGTCGAATGATCAGCCACAGGAACAACGGGACCGTGCTTGGCTTGGCACTGACGTCGGTAGGTGATCCGATCTGACAGCTTGATCAGGCGACTGATGTGCGCCTCGCGGCGAAGGCTGttcgacgtcgcggcgggaGCATGGCTGACAGTGATGAGGAGGCCGATGGTGTGAGCAACGGAGGCACTGATAACTAAGAGCCAACACTCCtgctcacacaccccagccGGCATCTGCCTTCATGTCCCCCCCCCTCGGGGGTGCAACCGCCGCCATCGTCAAACCGACTGGCGGTGGCGAAGAAGGACGTCATGCTGCCCCGCTCTATTGTTGGGTGCGTCTCACTGCCCTTTCGAATCTCGGGAGGCGCAGACACCGGAGGTTATCGCAGGGGAACAATGGGTGGTGAGGTGGCCGATTGCGACACTGGGGGCTCTCCGTTAGCGACACCAGGACGGCATAAAAGCGCAACATGCGAGGCCTGGCAAGAACCCAAGGTCAACCCCGCACTGGCCAGTTCGCCACCAGAGGCCTCACTGGTGTCTGACGACTCAAGATGTCGCTGTCGCCCCTCTCGCCTATCCAGGCCGAAGTCGCTGCTCACCAGAGTCCAGCACAGACGCTGCAAGACGACGCCTTGGACCGTGAGTGAATCACAGTGTTAACCGTCCTGTTGACTGCCACTCCCTCAGGCAGCCGCAACGCACAACCCCTCGAAATCTGCCTCTTCCACGCGTTCATCGAGCGGCTGCGCGAATCGCGGGACCCCCGTCCGATTCCCGACTCGCCGTGGACCGTCATCTTCAAGAAGCTCACGGGGCGTGGCGACAGTGTCGTCTACCCGAATGCGCCCATCCCGACGGCCACCAGTATCAACTCGCCCGGGGAGGAGGAGTTGAAGGTTGCAACCCCGGTGGatgagaaggccgaggcggactCGTCGAGCCCTGCCCTCCAACCACCGAgcgacctcgacatcctGAACCAGAAGGAAACCGCTTACCGCCTCCTCCGTGTAGCCCCCTGGCAAGTggtcttcttcctcgtcacgaccgacgtcctcggccccgtcTCCGCCCCCATGGCgttcgccgagctcggctaCGGCCCTGGCGTCCTGGTGTACAGCTTCTTCTTCATCCTCGCCTTTGCCTCGGGGCAGATCCTCTGGCGCATGTACCTGCACCTCGACTCGGAGCTATACCCTATCACCTGCTATGCCGACATTGGTGAGCGCACGTTTGGGCCGTTTGTTCGCCACCTGTTCAATCTCCTGCAATCTCTTCAGCTGCTCTTCAACGTCGCAGTGCTTATTGTTGGCAACGGGCAGGCCCTAGCGGCTATCATCAACTACAAGTTTTGCTACGTCGGCCTCAACGTGCTGTGGGCAGTGGCCGGAGCACTCGTCGGCCAGGTCAAAAGACTGCGCAGCTTTGCGCCTTTCACCACCATCAACATCTTTCTCAGCTTGACTGGCATGGGAATCGTCCTCGCGGGCATTGCGACCTATCCGCCGATCCCGCAAATGTCAGGCCACCTTGACCTGTCCGAGCCAATCATTCGCTCGGGATGGGTTCCTGAGTACACTGTGGGCTGGTATAGCCAGGTCGGCGGTGTCCAGCTGGCCGTGTTCGCCTACGGCGGGGCAATGATCTTCCCCGAATTCCTCGCCGAAATGCGCCGCCCAAACGACTTTTGGAAGGCGGCATTCTTCAGCCAGTTTTTGTGTTACTCGCTCTACATGTTCTTTGGCCTGCTCGTGTACTCGTAGTGAGTTGGAGGCGTCCATCACGGTCATGCTGACGCTACAGCCAAGGGCAGTACACGTCCATCCTTCCGTCTCTCAACTTTGCGAacgcgccgctgcagctcgccgccaatgTCATTGGGCTGGTCGCCACTGGCATCGCTGGTGTCCTCTACGCCAACATTGGAGTCAAGGTGTTCTACCAAAACGTCTTGCGCGAGTACTTTAACGCCCCCGCGCTCACCACCCGCCACGGGTCGGTCATTTGGTCCATCACAATGTCACTCTACTGGGCCTTTGCGTGGgtcgtcggctcggctgTCCCCAACCTCAACGCCCTGGTGACTCTTATCGGTGCGGCTTGCATCCTTCAGTTTACGTACACCTTCCCTCCGATTctgctcctcggcttctGGGTGCAAAAGGACGCCATTGTGGAGGATCGGCCATGGCAGCCGGGTCAGCTCGCGTGGTCCAACCGGGTCGACACTTGGCGAGATGTGTCGCGTTGGAAGCGGGGGTTTGCGCCGTACTGGTACGCCAAGGTCGGTTTCATCGTCGTCTTTCTGGCCGCGCTAtcgctcgctggcctcgGCATTTATGCTGGTGTCGAGATTGCCATCCAGGCGTTTGatgcgtcggcgacgacgtcgttTTCTTGCCGTGCGCCTGGGCAGCCGTAGGTCGTGGGTTTGCGTATGGTTTCGTCAGCCTCCTTATAGTCTAAGTGTGCCTCGCTCCGCCGTAGTGATACATAATCGTGTCTGCTACATGTCGAGTCGTCTATATCTCCTCAATGTCAATGTGGACCAGCAATGACGTCTTTGTCAGATGCCCGCCAAGATCCCACATGCGCATAAAGCTCCAGCCGGGGACAGCGTAGAGGAGGCGaagcgtcgtcgccgtgagGACTGGGTTCCGCGCCATCTTTTCGTCGCTCTTGAGCAGGATGCGAAGGAACACgagctcgctctcgtcgtaCTCCCactcgagcgtctcgtccCACATGGGGTCGACATTCTCCTCTCGGTCCTTGCCAGTCTTGCGTTTGGGAGGGTCGTTTTTGAGGTCGTTGGGGTGGATGAGCACGCACGAGACGTACGGTGCGGTGAAGGGAGGAGCAtcggacgcgccggcgacccGCAGGCgaaggcgtcgacgaccggTGGGCAGTGCCGGGATGGGGTTCCCGCGCAGGTAGGCCGGCTTGAGTACGTAGCCGTCGGTGCCCGCAAACATGGCGTGGTTGAGCTGCATGTTGACGCCGAAACGCTGCCAGTTGAGGGCACAGACCTGAGCGCCAATGCCCCAGAATGGCACCGGGCGGAGGTTGGACGAGCGGATGCGGGTGCCGCGGGGGTAGACACGCATCAGGTGCTGAGCATTGTGGTTGGCAATCTTGCTGGCTTGCGCTGGAAggtgggcgccgagggcagaCTCGGAGATGTTGATGAGGTGGTTGTGGGGTGCCTTGTCCAGCGACGACTCGAACCACGAGTTGTTGGGAGGCTTGACGCTCTGCGCGTAGACGCCGATGGATGCGAGTGCTGGGATaatggccttggccttggccgcaGCGGCCTTCTTTTGCGCGTCGTATGCCTTggcctggtcggcgtcggcgtcggggtcggcgccggcgtcttcgtcgccaccctcgtccccgtcctcgccgtcgggctcgtcgtcaaagtgGTACTCGACCATGACACAGATCTTggactcgagctcgtcgaggcgcacGCGAACGCTGTCGTCAATCTCTTCCTGGTGGCCCTTGGcccgtgctgctgcgccgagcaGTCGATCACCCCAGACCTCGTTCATGATGTCGAcgagccgctgctgcccatGCGCGCCGCAGTGGTTCTCCAGCGACAAGAAGATGGGTGCGGGGCGGTCGTGTGGGTTCTTCTCATACTCGGCCTGCtcagcgtcgacgacgtcgcgaaTCGTCTCGCACACGGACCGGAACGAAATGCTCGACACGAGGGTGAAGCCGTGCGTGACCTTGGGCTCGTCCTGGTCGGCCGAGTTGTCCCACGCGTCGATTTCAACACAGCGCGCGCCTGTCTTGAGGGCCATTTCGTAGCCTGTCGGGCAAGATGTGCCGTACAGCtggtgcgcgaggaggtaCGTGTTGTGACTCGACGACATGTAGTAATCGGTGAGCGGGTGGGAGCGGTCGATGACGGCCGGTGGGACGCGAAAGTGTGGGCGTGAGACGAGGTCTCTGAGAGCCTgtggcgtgtcgtcgctgcccacgccggcgtgctcAGTGTCGAGGATGCCATTGTCGGCGATAAACTTGCGCAGGCGCTGGCTCACGCGCAGCTGGGCGTCGGATTCTTGACTGTGTCCGAGGCCACCGCCGGCGACCGAAGTCGGGTCAAAGGcttcgccctcgtcgtcgccgtgctccttGTGGCCAAAGGGTGAtagcgcggcgagcttggaTGTGATGCCCATGGTCGTTGAAGGTGGATGGGAGTGTGGGAGatggcaacaacaacaactaCGACGGGGTCATCGACGTGGTCGTGGAAAAAACAAAAACATGGGTGGGGCTTGGCTGACGTCATCGCCAACAGCCGGCGGGCGACTTGTCCCAGTGAGAGGGTGGCACAACACGGTGTGCATATGGTCACTACGAGAAGTGTTCTTTGCAGATGTACATGTTGGGGCGCCCTCAATTGTTACTGTGGCGTGGTATCAGGAGACGGTGCCCTAAGGTAAGCGTACGGGCCGTTGTAGGATCGAACGAGGTCGAAGCGGGGCAGCGTGGCCAAGCCCTCGGCAATatcatcgtcctcgtcctcgtcctcgccccaCTGGCGGTCAACGTCAATGGGAACCTTGCGAACCTTGTGACCCACGAACTCCAAACGAAGGCGGCCATCGAATCCAGAGTTCTGGGGCTTTGGGGCAAGCTAGACAGTCAGAATAGGTCGTTTACGTCCTGCTCACCTGGATGTTCTTCACGGCGGATGAGCCGATCACAGTGTCCGTCTCGCGATCATTGTCCTGGCGAGCATTGAAGTTGTCAATGAGGGACTTGACCCCACCGTCGTGGCGGGTCTTGGCATCTTGGGCCGCGTCGAAGATGGAAtcgcaggcggcggcaaaGGACTCcaagacggcgacggccggcctcgaggtgTCGATAGGCCtcctcgtctcggcgacAATGGCGACAAGTGGGATGATGAGGTTAAGCTTCCCACTCCTCGTCCAGAGTAGCCAATTGGGCCTTAGACTTGTCGAACTCCTCTGAGGAAAGAAGAGGacccttggcctcctcgatcGGGAATCCAAGCGAGCGCGCAAGCGCACGAAGGTCGTCACGGGTGTGCTGGCGGATGTTCCAGTTCTCGTCGACCAGCTTCATCGCAATGTTGCACTAGGAGGTGTTAGCTGTGGCGGACACACACTACCCACTGCAGCGCAGAGTTTTTCGTGCATGGCccgttcggcggcggccgcctcgtcgacttgGCGACTGGCGTGGTTGTGGTTGGTGTTGGGCGACTGGTTGCGCTGGTGGGAGGCGTTGCTGCTGGCGTtggtggccgccgacgccgacgctgcgacgccgccggcgggcgaaCGGACAGCCGGGGTACGACCACGGGCGGTGCTGCGAGGGGTAGTTTCCTTGGGCATGTCTCTGGGGATGTAAGCGGGGTGTGGTAGAGCCATCGACTCACGTTGGTCGACTTGCCGAGTGTGGAGAGAGAGAAGAGAGGAAGACACAAGTTGGATGACAAGGTTTTGTTTCGGCGTTTATTGTGGAGACGAGTGCCGCACGGGGGGATTTGTGCCCGCGAGGGGTCATCGGAACCCACGACCTGTTGAGGGTGAGCCCAAGAGCAGAGGAGGGTCTCTGGTCGTCGGACTCCatgtcggcgatggcgagggcgatggaTTTTGCCACGCGCACCCGTGCCTAGCTTGACAACACGTCGGAATCCACAGTCGGAATCCACAAGTCCGTCTGGGCCTTCAAAGGATGACTCCAACCGTGCATGCTGTCACTCACTACGGGGTTAGTACTGCAGCACTAtgtgccgcgcgccgccgccccccgaCGGCCAGCTCGACATCGGCCGATGGACAACCTTGGCCCCGAGCTGGGCATAAGCTTGCATCCAAGTTCCGGCCTCACCCCCCAATGCACGATGCTACAAACCCCAGAACGGTCCCGACAACCCAACCGAACGGAAGTAGTCCTTGGCctgcgccggctcgcgcCTCTTGTACCCCCTCTCGAGGCGGCCAGCGTACCATCCACGAGCAAAGTGCCAGAGGGTGTCGAGGCTCATGACGTAGCCCTTGTCGTTGCCAGTCTTGGCCAGCCAGGCGTCGACACAATGCTCGTTGCAGAACAAGCTCTGGTGTGAGCAAGTATGCACGACGTCGTTCCACACCCGAGACATGGGCACAAGGAAGTGGGCGACGGGAGGGGTGCTCTTtgacgaggcgacggcgggaggggcgggtggggcgtCTGGGCCGACCTCGaaggccagcggcgaggtgcagTTGGGACAGCGCGTCGCGACGAGAACGGGGCCTTGTTCGGGGACAAGGTGGGCGAGCGCAAACGAATCCCACGCGCATCCACCCCACCACAAGGTCGACTTGCCCATGACGCTGAAGCCGAGGGGGACTGTTGCGAATGGGTGTGCcatgacgacggcgctggcgtccgTGTCGTGGGCTGGAGAGTTGGACTTGAGCGcatcgagggcggcggcagagaGGGCAACGTCGCGTGAGTCgtggagggcgacgagggatGCACGagtgtcgtcgagcgtgtggGATGTGACTTCGGCGAGCTCTGGGACGGTGGGGGCACGGCCGGTGgacgcgaggccggcgtagAGTGCGACTCGGACGTCTTCGGTGTGTTGGGGCGAGGGGGCCATTGTGAGGTGCACGGGTAGGGATGTCTCCTCGCGCCGTGAGATAAGTAGTAGAGTGAGCAATGCAAGGTCTGAAGAGATGCAGCTCGACTTTGAGTTGTTGAACCCACTCTTTTTGTCGGCAGTGGTGTCCGATGACGACACTTTGATCGCTTCGGACCGGTCCGGCCCGGTGGACAAGGAGTAGATTCGGACAATGCGTCCACATGTGCAGTGGGGCAGGACGCAGATTGTGCGGTGGACGGGGTGGACGCCagggtggaggcggcggctaACATGCATGAGTCGAGGGTGACGGGCAATCAGAATGGTCCGTTGATGGGGGCGAAGGAGGTGGACGGTGGGTCGGGGATTTCCCGACAGTGTCCAACGAGGGTTCGTGTCGTGGCCGCGTCCTGCTTGCCCAGCTGCCTTGGCTTGGCTGTGAGAGTGCGTCTTGGGTACATGACTTTGGAGCCCGGCTGACGAAAGCGGTGCGCGGACGACTTCTGGACTGTCGCTCACACTCCCCTAGTGCGACGCCATGGCCGAGGCCCGCAACTTGCATACATGACATCCTTCTGTACATAGGAACGCACGCGCTTCGAGGCGGCCATCCGCAcaaggtcctcctcgtcgtcgctcttATGCCCAGGGCAGTCCAAATTGCATCCCATGGCCTCCAAGTCGACCGcgggcacctcgtcgtcgctctcctcctcttTGCCATCTCCAGACTTGTCGCCTGGTGCAAGGAAGCGCACTCGCCGCCAGGGTATTTAGGACGGCGTACCGCTATCTCTCATCACGTCAAATACAACATCGCCCGCCTCAGCCGCTGCGGTGGGGGAGTtgggcggtggtgcggtACGGCTCGGAGCCTggctcggcgatgcggcgtCGCCGGGGCTCGACATGTCACTGTCGGCGGCCCCATGCTGGCTCGGCCCCGCCGGCTAACAGTGCAGAGCCGCTGCTGTCCGAGTGCTGGTCgtcggacgcgtcgtcggAGACCGgagcggcggtcgtcgtgtTGCCGGGGGCAAGTGTGCCATCGTACTCGGACATCACTAGTGGATCGGTGTGCATGATGGCGGCAAGAGCGCGACCATTGCCGGACTCGTCCCCGTGGACAAATTCCAACTCCTCGAGAGTCAACGCCTCCTGGTTCTGGAGGGCGGGGGCCATAGCCGGGTCGGTTGGGGTGGACAGGTCGACTGGCTGCTGGTTCTGGAGGGCCCAGGCCATCGCCCCTTGCGCACTTGactcggccacctcgccagcgtcgtcgccgtcgccgtcgacgtcgccgttggcgttggcgttggcgttggcgttggcgttggcgttggcgctgccgctgccgttgccatggcgttgccgttgccgctgccgccgtcttcctcaaCCTCTGACGTGTCAATGCCACCCGGGCTCATCATTGCTTACCTCCCTTGCGCTTCCCCGACACACGCGGCACGTGTGGAGCAAGTGTCAAAATGTCTGGCATGAGGACCTGTTGGTTGTTCTTGTCATAGAAGAACAGCCTCACATCGACTTCCTTGCGACCTTTTATCAGCACTGCAAAGACTATAAGCACCTACCGTGAGGGACCAGCTTGGTGTTCTTCACCATGCAGATGACACCTTTGCACTGGCAGCAGAGGCAGCCGAAGACCTTCCACCGCTCTTCCGTCTCACCGCCCTTACGCCGTCCCTCGATCCTCACGTCCTTGGAGCTCGTTGTGCGGACGATCAGGGTGGGCCAGCCGTGTGCTGTCGCAGTGGGGCAGCAGACGCCCTCAATGCTGGAGGTGTTAGGACAAGTCATATGGACAGACACTCACACATAGCAGAACGGGTTAACAATGAGCTCGCCGTGATCGtggttagggggttagggggttagggggttagggggttagggggttagggggttagggggttagggggttagggggttagggggttagggggttagggggttagggggttagggggttagggggttagggggttagggggttagggggttagggggttagggggttagggggttagggggttagggggttagggggttagggggttagggggttagggggttagggggttagggggttagggggttagggggttagggggttagggggttagggggttagggggttagggggttagggggttagggggttagggggttagggg contains:
- the mtr_23 gene encoding N amino acid transport system protein: MSLSPLSPIQAEVAAHQSPAQTLQDDALDRSRNAQPLEICLFHAFIERLRESRDPRPIPDSPWTVIFKKLTGRGDSVVYPNAPIPTATSINSPGEEELKVATPVDEKAEADSSSPALQPPSDLDILNQKETAYRLLRVAPWQVVFFLVTTDVLGPVSAPMAFAELGYGPGVLVYSFFFILAFASGQILWRMYLHLDSELYPITCYADIGERTFGPFVRHLFNLLQSLQLLFNVAVLIVGNGQALAAIINYKFCYVGLNVLWAVAGALVGQVKRLRSFAPFTTINIFLSLTGMGIVLAGIATYPPIPQMSGHLDLSEPIIRSGWVPEYTVGWYSQVGGVQLAVFAYGGAMIFPEFLAEMRRPNDFWKAAFFSQFLCYSLYMFFGLLVYSYQGQYTSILPSLNFANAPLQLAANVIGLVATGIAGVLYANIGVKVFYQNVLREYFNAPALTTRHGSVIWSITMSLYWAFAWVVGSAVPNLNALVTLIGAACILQFTYTFPPILLLGFWVQKDAIVEDRPWQPGQLAWSNRVDTWRDVSRWKRGFAPYWYAKVGFIVVFLAALSLAGLGIYAGVEIAIQAFDASATTSFSCRAPGQP
- the PLCZ1 gene encoding 1-phosphatidylinositol 4,5-bisphosphate phosphodiesterase zeta-1 translates to MGITSKLAALSPFGHKEHGDDEGEAFDPTSVAGGGLGHSQESDAQLRVSQRLRKFIADNGILDTEHAGVGSDDTPQALRDLVSRPHFRVPPAVIDRSHPLTDYYMSSSHNTYLLAHQLYGTSCPTGYEMALKTGARCVEIDAWDNSADQDEPKVTHGFTLVSSISFRSVCETIRDVVDAEQAEYEKNPHDRPAPIFLSLENHCGAHGQQRLVDIMNEVWGDRLLGAAARAKGHQEEIDDSVRVRLDELESKICVMVEYHFDDEPDGEDGDEGGDEDAGADPDADADQAKAYDAQKKAAAAKAKAIIPALASIGVYAQSVKPPNNSWFESSLDKAPHNHLINISESALGAHLPAQASKIANHNAQHLMRVYPRGTRIRSSNLRPVPFWGIGAQVCALNWQRFGVNMQLNHAMFAGTDGYVLKPAYLRGNPIPALPTGRRRLRLRVAGASDAPPFTAPYVSCVLIHPNDLKNDPPKRKTGKDREENVDPMWDETLEWEYDESELVFLRILLKSDEKMARNPVLTATTLRLLYAVPGWSFMRMWDLGGHLTKTSLLVHIDIEEI